A window of the Myxococcus virescens genome harbors these coding sequences:
- a CDS encoding efflux RND transporter periplasmic adaptor subunit, with translation MPLQRSKRLLLAWTLLPLLACDGKQEEAAFAPPVQKVSTLKVQGEAVVLHDEFPARVSAFRVAEVRPQVGGLVRSRRFSEGDTVQKGQPLYQLEAAVFRANVEGAAAAHAASEAGRMQAELHARRIQSLFEKGASTQQAHDDARAALAIANAEVARARAALDRARVDLDYATITAPIAGHIGISQVNEGALVGPADATPLSVIQQIDRVFVDIKSPVERAAGLQSLQRGDGEAGAEVIVLSSTGTPYPERGRVQFSDISVDPGSGELTVRALVPNTQRKLLPGMFVKARVVLGEVAGALLVPQQAVLHDAQGQAQVFIVREDNTAEARNVRAGRIVSGRYLVEEGLSAGERIVVEGQDRLAPGQQVTPAEWQHAPASR, from the coding sequence ATGCCTCTCCAACGCTCGAAGCGTCTTCTGCTTGCATGGACGCTGCTCCCGCTGCTCGCCTGTGACGGCAAGCAGGAAGAAGCCGCCTTCGCACCGCCGGTCCAGAAGGTGTCCACGCTGAAGGTGCAAGGGGAGGCCGTTGTCCTTCACGACGAATTCCCCGCGCGAGTCTCCGCGTTCCGGGTCGCGGAAGTCCGCCCGCAGGTGGGCGGGCTCGTGCGCAGCCGGCGCTTCTCCGAAGGAGACACGGTCCAGAAGGGGCAGCCGCTCTACCAACTGGAAGCGGCGGTGTTCCGCGCGAACGTGGAAGGCGCGGCGGCGGCCCATGCGGCCAGTGAGGCCGGGCGGATGCAGGCGGAGCTGCATGCGAGGCGCATCCAGTCCCTCTTCGAGAAAGGCGCGAGCACCCAGCAGGCGCACGATGACGCCCGGGCCGCGCTCGCCATCGCGAACGCGGAGGTGGCGCGCGCCCGCGCGGCGCTGGACAGGGCCCGCGTCGACCTGGACTACGCCACGATTACCGCCCCCATCGCGGGGCACATCGGCATCTCCCAGGTCAACGAGGGCGCGCTCGTCGGCCCCGCGGATGCCACGCCGCTGAGCGTCATCCAGCAGATTGACCGCGTCTTCGTCGACATCAAGTCACCCGTGGAGCGCGCGGCGGGCTTGCAGTCACTCCAGCGCGGTGACGGGGAAGCGGGGGCGGAGGTCATCGTGCTCTCCTCGACGGGGACGCCCTATCCGGAGCGAGGCCGCGTTCAGTTCTCGGACATCTCGGTCGACCCCGGGTCCGGCGAGCTCACGGTGCGCGCCCTGGTCCCCAACACGCAGCGCAAGCTCCTGCCGGGCATGTTCGTGAAGGCGCGCGTCGTGCTCGGAGAGGTGGCCGGTGCGCTCCTCGTTCCCCAGCAGGCCGTGCTTCACGACGCGCAGGGGCAGGCGCAGGTCTTCATCGTCCGAGAGGACAACACCGCGGAGGCGCGCAACGTCCGCGCCGGACGCATCGTCAGCGGACGCTACCTGGTGGAGGAGGGACTCTCCGCCGGAGAGCGTATCGTGGTCGAGGGGCAGGACCGTCTTGCGCCAGGCCAGCAGGTCACCCCCGCCGAGTGGCAGCACGCCCCGGCCTCGCGCTGA
- a CDS encoding glutathione S-transferase family protein has translation MMTVSAFKWVPPFAQGLVRDLRVRWALEEAGLPYQVKLIDNKVQASPDYRKLQPFGQVPVLEEDGLVLFESGAIVLHIANKCEALLPADAAGRARAVTWLFAALNSIEIAIQPLAEVDLFFAQEEWAKLRRPGVVESLKARLGELAAHLGEREYLEDRFTAGDLMMVTVLRILRHTDVLDGFPTLKAYKERCEARPAFQRALAAQMAPFQQPRA, from the coding sequence ATGATGACCGTCAGCGCGTTCAAGTGGGTTCCGCCGTTCGCACAGGGCCTGGTGCGGGACCTCCGGGTGCGGTGGGCGCTCGAGGAGGCGGGGTTGCCGTATCAGGTGAAGCTCATCGACAACAAAGTCCAGGCCTCGCCCGACTACCGCAAGCTCCAGCCCTTCGGCCAGGTGCCGGTGCTGGAGGAGGACGGCCTCGTCCTCTTTGAATCAGGCGCCATCGTGCTCCACATCGCCAACAAGTGTGAGGCGCTGCTGCCGGCGGACGCGGCGGGCAGGGCTCGCGCGGTGACGTGGCTCTTCGCGGCGCTCAACTCCATCGAAATCGCGATTCAGCCGCTCGCCGAGGTGGACCTGTTCTTCGCCCAGGAGGAGTGGGCGAAGCTGCGCAGGCCGGGCGTGGTGGAGTCGCTGAAGGCGCGTCTGGGAGAACTCGCGGCGCATCTGGGTGAGCGCGAGTACCTGGAGGACCGCTTCACGGCGGGCGACCTGATGATGGTGACGGTGCTCCGCATCCTCCGGCACACGGACGTGCTCGACGGCTTTCCCACGCTGAAGGCGTACAAGGAACGCTGTGAGGCCCGGCCCGCGTTCCAGCGCGCCCTGGCGGCCCAGATGGCGCCGTTCCAGCAGCCTCGCGCTTGA
- a CDS encoding isopenicillin N synthase family dioxygenase has protein sequence MTGPDSARGGLPVIDMASLFDASRVTERARVAREIEQACRDSGFFYVTGHGVSGEVLARLERESHRFFALPRVAKEAIAMSMGGVAWRGWFPLGGELTSGRPDRKEGLYLGTELGSEHPRVKAGWPLHGANLWPAEVPELRAAVLDYVAACTRAAHALMEGMALSLGLDTDYFRRHYTADPTVLFRIFHYPAEPQHEDESWGVGEHTDYGLLTLLAQDDNGGLQVKTPRGWVEAPPLPGTLVCNIGDMLDRMTGGWYRSTPHRVKNVSGKDRLSFPLFFDPDFAAEVHPLPRGAGADVDEDRARRWDGASVHAFQGTYGDYLLDKVSKVFPELVRRVWERAPAALPEETPRGPLPR, from the coding sequence ATGACAGGTCCGGATTCCGCACGGGGCGGCTTGCCCGTCATCGACATGGCGTCACTGTTCGATGCATCCCGCGTCACCGAGCGTGCGCGCGTCGCGCGTGAAATCGAGCAGGCCTGTCGCGACAGCGGCTTCTTCTACGTGACGGGCCACGGCGTGTCCGGCGAGGTGCTCGCGCGGCTGGAGCGGGAGAGCCACCGCTTCTTCGCGCTGCCCCGGGTGGCGAAGGAGGCCATCGCCATGTCGATGGGCGGTGTCGCGTGGCGAGGCTGGTTTCCACTCGGGGGGGAGCTGACCTCAGGGCGTCCGGACCGGAAGGAGGGGTTGTATCTGGGCACGGAGCTTGGAAGCGAGCACCCGCGCGTCAAGGCCGGCTGGCCGTTGCACGGCGCCAACCTGTGGCCCGCGGAGGTGCCGGAGCTGCGCGCGGCGGTGCTCGACTACGTGGCGGCCTGCACGCGCGCCGCGCATGCGCTGATGGAGGGCATGGCGCTGAGCCTGGGCCTGGACACGGACTACTTCCGGCGGCACTACACGGCGGACCCGACGGTGCTCTTCCGCATCTTCCATTACCCCGCGGAGCCCCAGCACGAGGACGAAAGCTGGGGCGTGGGCGAGCACACCGATTACGGGCTGCTCACGCTGCTGGCCCAGGACGACAACGGCGGGTTGCAGGTGAAGACGCCGCGCGGCTGGGTGGAGGCACCGCCGCTGCCCGGGACGCTGGTGTGCAACATCGGCGACATGCTCGACCGGATGACAGGCGGGTGGTACCGCTCCACGCCGCACCGGGTGAAGAACGTGAGCGGCAAGGACAGGCTGTCCTTCCCACTCTTCTTCGACCCGGACTTCGCCGCCGAGGTCCACCCCCTGCCACGCGGCGCGGGCGCTGACGTCGATGAGGACCGCGCCCGCCGCTGGGATGGTGCCAGCGTCCACGCCTTCCAGGGGACGTACGGCGACTACCTGCTGGACAAGGTGTCCAAGGTGTTTCCGGAGCTGGTGCGGCGGGTGTGGGAGCGAGCGCCCGCGGCACTGCCAGAGGAGACACCCCGAGGACCGTTACCGCGTTGA
- a CDS encoding MFS transporter has protein sequence MTMHSPPEAPHTPLSTGLVWLMAAASGATVANLYYNQPLLGDIGAALGASGSALGLVPMLTQVGYAVGMLFIVPLGDSLERRRVIVTMNTLVALALVGVALAPTLHWMVAASFVVGVTTIIPQLLVPFAAHLAPAAQRGRVVGTVMSGVLMGILLSRTAAGFVGTHLGWRTMFWIAAGLMLALAGVLRFTLPSQPPMASMPYPQLLRSLIHLARTEPVLRLHAVLGALSFGAFSVFWSTLALYLQSLPQKYDAQVAGLFGVVGVAGAAVAPLVGRHADKRGDRRINGAAIVVLLLSFVVMWPLGRWLWGIALGVVLLDLGVQANQISNQTRVYSLRPEARSRLNTLYMVTYFAGGAAGSWLGTFAWTHWGWGGVCASGAALCVVALLVLKRGPKGGAPEAAEA, from the coding sequence ATGACGATGCATTCTCCTCCGGAAGCTCCCCACACCCCGTTGTCCACCGGGCTCGTGTGGCTGATGGCCGCCGCTTCGGGCGCCACCGTCGCGAACCTCTATTACAACCAGCCGCTGCTGGGAGACATCGGCGCGGCCCTGGGGGCCTCGGGGAGCGCGCTGGGGCTGGTGCCCATGCTGACGCAGGTGGGCTACGCGGTGGGGATGCTCTTCATCGTCCCGCTGGGCGACAGCCTGGAGCGGCGGCGGGTCATCGTCACCATGAACACGCTGGTGGCACTGGCGCTCGTTGGCGTGGCCCTCGCGCCGACGCTGCACTGGATGGTGGCCGCGAGCTTCGTCGTGGGCGTCACCACCATCATTCCCCAGCTCCTCGTCCCCTTCGCGGCGCACCTGGCGCCCGCCGCGCAGCGAGGCCGGGTGGTGGGCACCGTCATGAGCGGTGTGCTGATGGGCATCCTCCTGTCCCGGACGGCGGCGGGCTTCGTCGGGACGCACCTGGGATGGCGCACCATGTTCTGGATTGCGGCGGGGCTGATGCTCGCGCTGGCCGGCGTGCTCCGCTTCACGCTGCCGTCCCAGCCGCCCATGGCCTCCATGCCGTATCCGCAACTGTTGCGCTCGCTCATCCACCTGGCGCGCACCGAGCCCGTGCTGCGGCTGCACGCGGTGCTGGGCGCGCTCAGCTTCGGCGCGTTCAGCGTGTTCTGGTCCACGCTGGCGCTGTACCTCCAGAGCCTGCCGCAGAAGTACGACGCGCAGGTCGCGGGGCTGTTCGGCGTCGTGGGCGTGGCGGGCGCCGCCGTGGCCCCGCTGGTGGGCCGCCATGCCGACAAGCGCGGGGACCGGCGCATCAACGGAGCGGCCATCGTCGTGTTGCTGCTGTCGTTCGTCGTGATGTGGCCCCTGGGACGCTGGCTTTGGGGCATCGCGCTGGGCGTGGTGCTGCTCGATTTGGGCGTCCAGGCGAACCAGATTTCCAATCAGACGCGGGTGTACTCGCTGCGTCCGGAGGCCCGCAGCCGGCTGAACACGCTCTACATGGTGACGTACTTCGCGGGCGGCGCCGCGGGCTCGTGGCTGGGGACCTTCGCCTGGACGCACTGGGGATGGGGCGGGGTGTGCGCCTCCGGCGCCGCGCTGTGTGTCGTGGCCCTGTTGGTGCTCAAGCGAGGGCCGAAGGGCGGCGCGCCTGAAGCGGCGGAGGCCTGA
- a CDS encoding acetyl/propionyl/methylcrotonyl-CoA carboxylase subunit alpha: MERFKKVLIANRGEIAVRVIRTCQRLGYRTVAVFSEADRGAPHVLAADEAVAIGPSPAKESYLVIGKILEAAKTSGAEAIHPGYGFLSENADFARACRDAGLVFIGPEPEAITLMGNKRQAKLRMMAAGVPCIPGYEASDLDDEALALEGERIGFPLMVKAAAGGGGRGMRLVHEASQLRAALRAARSEATNAFGSGELILEKAVIDARHVEVQVFADTHGNVVHLGERDCSVQRRHQKIVEESPSPAVSPALRARMGEVAVAAARAIGYRGAGTLEFLLAPSGDFYFMEMNTRLQVEHPVTELITGLDLVEWQLRVAAGEKLPRTQEAISASGHAIEVRLCAEDPAKGYAPQAGRLLTWRLPVREGVRIDHGVREGQEIPPFYDSMQAKVIAHGPDRETARRRLVEALRELTVFGVTTNKNLLLYVLEHAAFRSGEYDTAFIAKHAPATEVEALYQTDAKARALAAALLFHDEGLKLADTAGLDVSLLNWNTSHRHPVRMKLASRGAEASVTVQPVSAEGYEVDTGDSSFDVSVWGLSAGVLDFSCAGTRGRARYLRDGDTLWLDLGSGAHAVTDVTFRPPSKSDGVGSGRLAAPMDGRILRVDTQVGAAVKPGDVLLVLEAMKMEFQVVADVTGTVAELNVSVGSQVKAKQLLVSLAAEKAS, from the coding sequence ATGGAGCGCTTCAAAAAGGTCCTCATCGCGAACCGCGGCGAGATTGCCGTCCGGGTGATTCGCACCTGCCAGCGGCTGGGCTACCGCACCGTGGCGGTGTTCTCCGAGGCGGACCGCGGCGCGCCGCACGTGCTGGCGGCGGACGAGGCGGTGGCCATTGGGCCGTCTCCGGCGAAGGAGTCCTACCTCGTCATCGGGAAGATTCTGGAAGCGGCGAAGACGTCCGGCGCGGAGGCCATCCACCCGGGCTACGGCTTCTTGTCGGAGAACGCGGACTTCGCGCGCGCTTGCCGCGACGCGGGCCTGGTGTTCATCGGCCCGGAGCCCGAGGCCATCACCCTGATGGGCAACAAGCGTCAGGCGAAGCTGCGCATGATGGCGGCGGGCGTGCCCTGCATTCCTGGCTACGAGGCGTCCGACCTGGATGATGAGGCGCTGGCGCTGGAGGGCGAGCGCATCGGCTTCCCGCTGATGGTCAAGGCGGCGGCGGGTGGCGGCGGGCGCGGCATGCGGCTGGTGCACGAGGCGTCGCAGCTTCGCGCGGCCCTGCGCGCGGCGCGCTCGGAGGCGACGAATGCCTTCGGGAGCGGCGAGCTCATCCTGGAGAAGGCCGTCATCGACGCGCGGCACGTGGAGGTCCAGGTCTTCGCGGATACGCACGGCAACGTGGTGCACCTGGGCGAGCGGGACTGCTCGGTGCAGCGCCGGCACCAGAAAATCGTGGAGGAGAGTCCGTCACCGGCGGTGAGCCCGGCGCTGCGCGCGCGCATGGGCGAGGTGGCGGTGGCGGCGGCTCGGGCCATTGGCTACCGGGGAGCGGGGACCCTCGAGTTCCTCCTCGCGCCGAGCGGTGACTTCTACTTCATGGAGATGAACACGCGCCTCCAGGTGGAGCACCCGGTGACGGAGCTGATTACCGGGTTGGATTTGGTGGAGTGGCAGCTCCGCGTGGCGGCAGGGGAGAAGCTGCCCCGGACGCAGGAGGCGATTTCCGCGTCGGGGCATGCCATCGAGGTCCGCCTCTGCGCGGAGGACCCGGCGAAGGGCTACGCGCCCCAGGCCGGGCGGCTGCTGACGTGGAGGCTGCCGGTGCGCGAGGGCGTGCGCATCGACCACGGCGTGCGGGAGGGGCAGGAGATTCCGCCCTTCTATGACTCCATGCAGGCGAAGGTGATTGCGCACGGCCCGGACCGGGAGACGGCGCGCCGGCGGCTGGTGGAGGCGCTGCGCGAGCTGACGGTGTTCGGCGTCACCACCAACAAGAACCTGCTGCTGTACGTGCTGGAGCACGCGGCGTTCCGCTCGGGGGAGTACGACACGGCGTTCATCGCGAAGCACGCGCCTGCGACGGAGGTGGAAGCGCTGTACCAGACGGACGCGAAGGCGAGGGCGCTGGCGGCGGCGCTGCTCTTCCACGACGAAGGCCTGAAGCTGGCGGACACGGCGGGACTGGATGTGTCCCTGCTGAACTGGAACACGTCCCACCGCCACCCCGTGCGGATGAAGCTCGCGAGCCGTGGCGCGGAAGCGTCCGTCACCGTCCAGCCCGTGTCCGCGGAAGGGTACGAGGTGGACACGGGGGATTCGTCGTTCGACGTGTCCGTGTGGGGGCTGTCCGCGGGCGTGCTCGACTTCTCCTGCGCCGGGACGCGGGGCCGCGCACGCTACCTGCGGGACGGAGACACGCTGTGGCTGGACCTGGGCTCGGGCGCGCACGCCGTGACGGACGTAACGTTCCGTCCACCGTCGAAGTCGGATGGCGTGGGCAGCGGACGGCTGGCGGCGCCGATGGACGGGCGCATCCTGCGCGTGGACACACAGGTGGGCGCGGCGGTGAAGCCCGGGGACGTCCTGCTGGTGCTGGAGGCCATGAAGATGGAGTTCCAGGTGGTGGCGGACGTCACGGGCACCGTCGCGGAGCTCAACGTGTCCGTGGGCAGCCAGGTGAAGGCGAAGCAGCTCCTGGTGTCGCTGGCGGCGGAGAAGGCTTCCTGA
- a CDS encoding acyl-CoA carboxylase subunit beta, producing MPRITSRIDPGSESFKANRADMLARVSELRAIEAKVRNTENQAKEKFHKRGQLLPRERLMLLLDRGSPFLELSTLCGYGYHDDSDGSLAGGNSIIGIGYVSGVRCIVFVNNSAIKGGTASPWGVQKALRAQALALENKLPMVSLVESGGANLMYQQEIFIPGGETFYNQARLSAAGIPQVTVVHGSSTAGGAYLPGLSDYVVMVKKKAKVFLAGPPLLKAATGEVATDEELGGAQMHATVAGTADYLAEDDADAIRMAREIVAKLGWNAQLPPTERPAYAEPVYSPDELCGAVPVDYRKPYDCREVIARIVDGSEFTGFKDEYDAHTVCGWANLYGHPLGIIGNNGPISPQGATKAAQFIQLCCQKDTPILYLQNTTGYLVGTQPEQGGIVKHGAKMIQAVANATVPQLTVLIGGAFGAGNYGMCGRPFHPRFIFGWPNSRTAVMGGEQAAKVMSIVFGEKLARQGQVVDEEQLKAFCQPIIDQFDKESHPFNCSARMFDDGLIDPRDTRRVLGFALSVCREAKRRQVHPNTFGVARL from the coding sequence ATGCCACGCATCACCTCGCGAATCGACCCGGGCTCCGAATCCTTCAAGGCGAACCGCGCGGACATGCTGGCCCGCGTATCGGAGCTGCGCGCCATCGAGGCGAAGGTCCGCAACACGGAGAACCAGGCGAAGGAGAAGTTCCACAAGCGTGGGCAGCTCCTGCCTCGGGAGCGGCTGATGCTGCTGCTCGACCGGGGCTCGCCCTTCCTGGAGCTGTCCACGCTGTGTGGCTATGGCTACCACGACGACAGTGACGGCTCGCTGGCGGGCGGCAACAGCATTATCGGCATCGGCTACGTGTCCGGGGTGCGGTGCATCGTCTTCGTGAACAACTCCGCCATCAAGGGCGGCACCGCGTCGCCGTGGGGCGTGCAGAAGGCGCTGCGCGCGCAGGCATTGGCGCTGGAGAACAAGCTGCCCATGGTGTCGCTGGTGGAGAGCGGCGGCGCCAACCTGATGTACCAGCAGGAAATCTTCATCCCGGGTGGGGAGACCTTCTACAACCAGGCGCGGCTGTCGGCGGCGGGCATCCCCCAGGTGACAGTGGTGCACGGCTCAAGCACGGCGGGCGGCGCGTACCTGCCGGGCCTGTCCGACTACGTGGTGATGGTGAAGAAGAAGGCGAAGGTGTTCCTCGCGGGCCCGCCGCTGCTCAAGGCGGCCACGGGGGAAGTCGCCACGGATGAGGAGCTGGGCGGCGCCCAGATGCACGCCACGGTGGCGGGCACCGCGGACTACCTGGCGGAGGACGACGCGGACGCCATCCGCATGGCCCGCGAAATCGTGGCGAAGCTCGGGTGGAACGCGCAGCTCCCGCCCACCGAGCGCCCCGCCTATGCCGAGCCCGTGTACTCGCCCGACGAGCTCTGCGGCGCCGTGCCCGTGGACTACCGCAAACCCTACGATTGCCGCGAGGTCATCGCGCGCATCGTGGACGGCTCGGAGTTCACCGGCTTCAAGGACGAGTACGACGCGCACACCGTTTGTGGCTGGGCGAACCTGTACGGCCACCCGCTGGGCATCATCGGAAACAACGGGCCGATTTCGCCCCAGGGCGCGACGAAGGCGGCGCAGTTCATCCAGCTGTGCTGCCAGAAGGACACGCCCATCCTCTACCTGCAGAACACCACGGGCTACCTCGTGGGCACGCAGCCGGAGCAGGGGGGCATCGTGAAGCACGGCGCGAAGATGATTCAGGCCGTGGCCAACGCGACGGTGCCGCAGCTCACGGTGCTGATTGGCGGCGCGTTCGGCGCGGGCAACTACGGCATGTGCGGCCGTCCGTTCCACCCGCGCTTCATCTTCGGGTGGCCCAACTCGCGCACCGCCGTCATGGGCGGCGAGCAGGCGGCGAAGGTGATGTCCATCGTCTTCGGAGAGAAGCTGGCCCGGCAGGGGCAGGTGGTGGACGAGGAGCAGCTCAAGGCGTTCTGCCAGCCCATCATCGACCAGTTCGACAAGGAGTCGCATCCGTTCAACTGCAGCGCGCGGATGTTCGACGACGGGCTCATCGACCCGCGGGACACGCGGCGGGTGCTCGGGTTCGCGCTGTCGGTGTGCCGTGAGGCGAAGCGGCGGCAGGTCCATCCCAACACGTTCGGCGTCGCGCGGCTGTGA
- a CDS encoding acyclic terpene utilization AtuA family protein, whose protein sequence is MPASPLRVGNASGFYGDRFSAVREMLEGGQLDVLTGDYLAELTMLILGRDRMKDPSTGYAKTFLRQMEQCLALVVEKKVKVVTNAGGLNPAGLAAALREVAAKLGVKVRVAHVEGDDLSARADALGLGSPLTANAYLGGWGIAACLRAGADIVVTGRVTDASLVVGPAAAHFGWKVDDWDRLAGAMVAGHVLECGTQATGGNFSFFTELDARRPGFPLAELYEDGSSVITKHAGTGGAVTVDTVLAQLVYEITGARYAGPDATARFDTIALASHGKDRVRISGVRGEPPPPTMKVCLNNLGGYRNEATFILVGLDIEEKARLVREQLEAALTRKPTELQWMLTRTDREDAATEEQAAAFLRVVVKDADAKVVGRAFSGAAVELALGSYPGFTMTAPPSDGAPYGVYTPAYVEAGRVEHVAVLEDGTRTAITPPGETRSLEPVEPPPLPSPVPGGPTRRVPLGCIVAARSGDKGGTANIGVWARTDAAWRWLAHALTEEKLRELLPEAAPLRIERHIFPNLRGLNFVVDGLLGEGVSSSTRFDPQGKALGEWLRSRHMDIPEALLREGQE, encoded by the coding sequence ATGCCTGCGTCCCCCCTGCGTGTCGGCAATGCCTCGGGCTTCTATGGAGACCGCTTCTCGGCGGTCCGGGAGATGCTCGAAGGCGGCCAGCTCGACGTCCTGACTGGCGACTACCTGGCCGAGCTGACGATGCTGATACTGGGCCGGGACCGGATGAAGGACCCGTCCACCGGCTATGCCAAGACGTTCCTGAGGCAGATGGAGCAGTGCCTGGCGTTGGTGGTGGAGAAGAAGGTCAAGGTCGTCACCAACGCGGGAGGGTTGAACCCCGCGGGGCTGGCCGCCGCCCTGCGCGAAGTGGCCGCGAAGCTGGGCGTGAAGGTGCGAGTGGCGCACGTGGAGGGAGATGACCTCTCCGCGCGGGCGGACGCGCTGGGCCTGGGCTCGCCGCTCACCGCGAACGCGTACCTGGGTGGGTGGGGCATCGCCGCGTGCCTGCGCGCGGGGGCGGACATCGTCGTCACGGGACGGGTGACGGATGCCTCGTTGGTGGTGGGCCCGGCGGCGGCGCACTTCGGCTGGAAGGTGGATGACTGGGACCGGTTGGCGGGGGCCATGGTCGCCGGCCACGTCCTGGAGTGCGGCACGCAGGCCACGGGCGGCAACTTCTCCTTCTTCACGGAGCTGGACGCGCGGCGCCCCGGCTTCCCGCTGGCGGAGCTGTACGAGGACGGCAGCAGCGTCATCACCAAGCACGCGGGCACGGGTGGCGCGGTGACGGTGGACACGGTGCTGGCGCAGCTCGTCTATGAAATCACCGGGGCGCGGTACGCGGGCCCGGACGCCACGGCGCGCTTCGACACCATTGCCCTGGCGTCACACGGCAAGGACCGCGTCCGCATCTCCGGCGTGCGCGGCGAGCCGCCACCGCCCACGATGAAGGTGTGCCTCAACAACCTGGGGGGGTACCGGAACGAGGCGACGTTCATCCTGGTGGGGCTGGACATCGAGGAGAAGGCGAGACTGGTGCGCGAGCAACTGGAGGCGGCGCTGACGCGCAAGCCGACGGAACTCCAGTGGATGCTGACGCGGACGGACCGCGAGGACGCGGCCACCGAGGAGCAGGCCGCCGCCTTCCTTCGCGTGGTGGTGAAGGACGCCGACGCGAAGGTGGTGGGCCGGGCCTTCAGCGGCGCGGCGGTGGAGCTGGCGCTGGGCAGCTATCCCGGCTTCACGATGACGGCGCCTCCCTCCGACGGCGCGCCGTATGGCGTCTACACGCCCGCCTATGTCGAAGCGGGGCGTGTGGAGCATGTCGCCGTCCTCGAGGATGGAACGCGCACCGCCATCACGCCTCCCGGCGAGACGCGCTCGCTGGAGCCCGTGGAGCCGCCGCCGCTGCCGTCGCCAGTGCCGGGCGGCCCCACGCGCCGGGTTCCGCTAGGATGCATCGTCGCCGCGCGCAGTGGTGACAAGGGCGGCACGGCGAACATCGGCGTCTGGGCGCGCACGGACGCGGCCTGGCGGTGGCTGGCGCATGCGCTCACGGAAGAGAAGCTGCGCGAGCTGCTCCCGGAGGCCGCGCCGCTGCGCATCGAGCGGCACATCTTCCCCAACCTGCGGGGGCTGAACTTCGTCGTCGATGGCTTGTTGGGGGAGGGCGTCTCCTCGTCCACCCGCTTTGACCCGCAGGGCAAGGCGCTGGGCGAGTGGCTGCGCTCGCGGCACATGGACATTCCCGAGGCGCTGCTGCGCGAAGGACAGGAGTAG
- a CDS encoding TetR/AcrR family transcriptional regulator — MLAFLTLGSHPGRVSEASGTPGRQEQERSRVTRQRLMEAAIGALSELGWAGATMTVIAERAGVSRGACQHHFPTRADLVAAAVEYVGHQQVEAVLRKAAQLPADARRTEAILHMLAGIYLSPVFTAAVQLWVAAVADAELRAQLAPLEARVGREFHRLTVQLLGVDDSVAEVRELIQGTLDLIRGLALANLLRDDSARRKKVLHRWALTLDEALSARRTRRG; from the coding sequence GTGCTTGCTTTTTTAACCCTTGGCTCGCATCCTGGCCGGGTGAGTGAGGCATCCGGTACGCCCGGCAGGCAGGAGCAGGAGCGCAGCCGCGTCACGCGCCAGCGTCTGATGGAGGCGGCCATTGGCGCGCTCTCCGAGCTGGGGTGGGCGGGCGCGACGATGACTGTGATTGCCGAGCGAGCGGGCGTGTCCCGGGGCGCCTGTCAGCACCACTTCCCCACCCGCGCCGACCTGGTGGCCGCCGCCGTGGAGTATGTGGGGCACCAGCAGGTGGAGGCCGTGCTCCGCAAGGCCGCCCAGTTGCCGGCCGACGCTCGCCGCACGGAGGCCATCCTCCACATGCTGGCCGGCATCTACCTCAGCCCTGTCTTCACCGCCGCGGTGCAGCTCTGGGTGGCCGCCGTGGCGGACGCGGAGCTGCGCGCGCAGTTGGCCCCGCTGGAGGCCCGCGTGGGGCGGGAGTTCCACCGGCTGACGGTGCAGCTGCTCGGCGTGGATGACAGCGTCGCGGAGGTGCGCGAGCTGATTCAGGGAACGCTCGACCTCATCCGGGGACTCGCGCTGGCCAATCTGCTGAGGGATGACAGCGCGCGCAGGAAGAAGGTCCTCCACCGTTGGGCGCTCACGCTGGACGAGGCCCTGAGCGCCCGGCGCACCCGCAGAGGCTGA